A DNA window from Rhizobium jaguaris contains the following coding sequences:
- the cimA gene encoding citramalate synthase, with protein sequence MAREKIYLFDTTLRDGQQTPGIDFSVEDKISIATMLDEFGLDYVEGGYPGANPTDTAFFNEKRTQSASFVAFGMTKRAGVSASNDPGLASLIQAKADAICFVAKTWDYHVKVALGCTNEENLECIAESVKAAIAAGKEALVDCEHFFDGYKENPTYALACAKTAYEAGARWVVLCDTNGGAQPPEVRAIIEAVIAEGVPGDCLGIHAHNDTGQAVANSLIAVEAGVRQIQGTLNGIGERCGNANLITLIPTLALKRAYSERFETAIDAERLLGLTRLSHAFDELLNRSPDHQAPYVGASAFATKAGIHASALLKDPRTYEHVPPESVGNFRKVMVSDQGGKSNFINALKRRGIEVGKDDPKLDRLIQIVKEREASGYAYEGADASFELLAHRTLGTIPEFFAIDGFRVMVERRFDSHGRVKIVSEAVVKIIIDGQTIMSVAEGDGPVNALDLALRKDFGKYQHEIDDLELADFKVRILNGGTEAITRVLIESTDSSGVRWWTVGVSENIIDASFQALMDSVIYKLMKNRHMAGKIAAE encoded by the coding sequence ATGGCACGCGAAAAAATCTATCTCTTCGACACGACCTTGCGCGACGGGCAGCAGACGCCCGGCATCGACTTTTCGGTCGAGGACAAGATTTCCATCGCTACCATGCTGGATGAATTCGGCCTCGACTATGTCGAGGGCGGCTATCCCGGCGCCAATCCGACCGATACCGCCTTCTTCAATGAAAAGCGGACGCAATCGGCTTCCTTCGTCGCCTTCGGCATGACCAAACGCGCCGGCGTTTCCGCGTCCAACGATCCGGGTCTCGCAAGCCTCATCCAGGCAAAGGCCGACGCCATCTGTTTCGTCGCCAAGACCTGGGACTATCACGTCAAGGTCGCACTCGGCTGCACCAACGAGGAAAACCTCGAATGCATCGCCGAAAGCGTCAAGGCGGCTATCGCAGCCGGCAAGGAAGCGCTTGTTGACTGCGAGCATTTCTTCGACGGCTACAAGGAGAATCCGACCTATGCGCTCGCCTGCGCCAAGACAGCTTATGAGGCCGGTGCGCGGTGGGTCGTGCTTTGCGACACCAATGGCGGCGCCCAGCCACCGGAAGTGCGCGCCATCATCGAAGCCGTAATCGCCGAGGGCGTGCCCGGCGACTGTCTTGGCATCCATGCCCATAACGACACCGGCCAGGCGGTCGCCAATTCACTCATCGCCGTCGAAGCCGGCGTGCGGCAGATCCAGGGCACGCTCAACGGCATCGGCGAACGTTGTGGCAACGCCAACCTGATCACGCTCATTCCGACGCTGGCGCTAAAAAGGGCCTATAGCGAGCGCTTTGAAACCGCGATCGATGCCGAGCGGCTCTTGGGCCTGACCAGACTGTCCCATGCCTTCGACGAATTGCTGAACCGCTCGCCGGATCATCAGGCGCCTTATGTCGGCGCCTCGGCCTTCGCGACCAAGGCCGGCATCCACGCATCGGCGCTGCTGAAGGACCCGCGTACCTATGAACATGTGCCGCCGGAAAGCGTCGGCAATTTCCGCAAGGTCATGGTCTCAGACCAAGGCGGCAAATCGAACTTCATCAATGCGCTGAAGCGGCGCGGCATCGAGGTCGGCAAGGACGATCCGAAGCTCGATCGGCTGATCCAGATCGTCAAGGAGCGCGAAGCGTCGGGCTATGCTTACGAAGGCGCCGATGCCAGCTTCGAGCTTCTGGCACACCGTACCCTCGGTACCATTCCGGAATTCTTCGCGATCGACGGCTTCCGCGTCATGGTCGAACGCCGCTTCGATTCCCATGGCCGCGTAAAGATCGTCTCGGAAGCGGTGGTCAAAATCATCATCGACGGCCAGACCATCATGTCGGTTGCCGAAGGCGATGGCCCGGTCAATGCGCTCGACCTGGCGCTGCGCAAGGATTTCGGCAAATACCAGCATGAGATCGACGATCTGGAACTGGCCGACTTCAAGGTGCGTATCCTCAATGGCGGTACGGAGGCCATAACCCGCGTTCTGATCGAATCCACCGACAGTAGCGGCGTACGCTGGTGGACGGTCGGCGTTTCGGAAAATATCATCGACGCCTCCTTCCAGGCGCTGATGGATTCCGTCATCTACAAGCTGATGAAAAACCGGCATATGGCAGGCAAGATCGCGGCGGAGTGA
- a CDS encoding GFA family protein, with the protein MTEAIRSGGCQCGAVRFRIRGQLGRPSICHCRMCQKQFGNFFSALVTAPHDGLEWTRGEPTYFQSSVNIDRGFCKNCGTPLTYRHPGGLEIAIGAFDERDDLAPRIQVNYASRLPWVETIFEQPVHQDPDFYARQEQIISFQHPDHDTEIWPSEGLKI; encoded by the coding sequence ATGACTGAAGCCATCCGAAGCGGAGGATGCCAATGCGGCGCAGTGCGGTTTCGCATTCGCGGCCAACTCGGCCGCCCCTCGATCTGCCATTGCCGCATGTGCCAGAAGCAATTCGGCAACTTCTTCTCCGCCCTGGTCACGGCGCCGCATGACGGCCTGGAATGGACGCGCGGCGAGCCCACCTACTTCCAGTCTTCGGTCAACATTGATCGCGGCTTCTGCAAGAATTGCGGCACGCCACTGACCTATCGCCATCCCGGCGGGCTCGAGATCGCCATCGGCGCGTTCGACGAACGTGACGATTTGGCGCCGCGGATCCAGGTGAACTACGCCTCGCGCCTACCTTGGGTCGAAACCATATTTGAGCAACCCGTCCACCAGGACCCGGATTTTTACGCACGGCAGGAGCAGATCATCTCCTTCCAGCACCCCGATCACGATACGGAAATTTGGCCCTCCGAAGGATTGAAAATATGA
- the cysS gene encoding cysteine--tRNA ligase gives MGTEPQLKFYNTLTREKVDFKPIDRENVRLYVCGPTVYDFAHIGNARPAIVFDVLFRLLRQVYGESHVTYVRNITDVDDKINARALRDHPGLPLNEAIRLVTEKTETQYRQDAIALGCLEPTVQPRATENIAQMIEIIEKLIAKGHAYQAAGEVLFDTKSMAEYGQLSKRNLDEQQAGARIAVDQHKKNPGDFVLWKLSDENEPGWESPWGRGRPGWHIECSAMSGRYLGEIFDIHGGGLDLIFPHHENEIAQSRCAHGTDVMANVWMHNGFLQIEGRKMSKSEGKFVTIYELLHTEKFGGRTWPGAVLRLAMLMTHYREPIDFSMKRLEEAERLLAKWPAADAGNAIPDAAVMAALADDLNTVAAIQALHALAQAANADTGALPTFAASAALLGLLPEKVEIDDAVVSEINRRVRVRLELLKAKNFAEADKMREVLLAEGIQLKDGKDPATGERTTTWEVKR, from the coding sequence ATGGGCACCGAGCCGCAACTGAAATTCTACAACACACTGACGCGCGAAAAGGTCGACTTCAAGCCGATCGACCGCGAGAACGTCCGCCTGTATGTCTGCGGTCCTACGGTCTATGATTTCGCCCATATCGGCAACGCCCGGCCCGCGATCGTCTTCGATGTGCTGTTCCGGCTGTTGCGGCAGGTCTATGGCGAAAGCCATGTCACCTATGTGCGCAACATTACCGACGTCGACGACAAGATCAACGCGCGGGCACTGCGTGATCATCCCGGTCTGCCACTCAACGAAGCGATCCGCCTGGTCACCGAGAAGACCGAGACGCAGTATCGCCAAGACGCGATCGCGCTCGGCTGCCTCGAGCCGACGGTGCAGCCGCGGGCGACGGAAAACATCGCGCAGATGATCGAGATCATCGAGAAGCTGATCGCCAAGGGCCATGCCTATCAGGCGGCTGGAGAAGTGTTGTTCGACACAAAATCCATGGCGGAGTACGGACAGCTTTCGAAGCGCAATCTCGATGAGCAGCAGGCAGGCGCCCGCATCGCCGTCGACCAACACAAGAAGAACCCGGGCGACTTTGTGCTCTGGAAGCTCTCCGACGAAAACGAACCCGGCTGGGAAAGCCCCTGGGGGCGCGGCCGGCCGGGCTGGCACATCGAGTGCTCTGCCATGAGCGGACGTTATCTCGGCGAAATCTTCGACATTCATGGCGGCGGTCTGGATCTGATCTTCCCGCACCATGAAAACGAGATCGCCCAGTCGCGTTGCGCCCACGGTACCGATGTGATGGCGAATGTCTGGATGCACAACGGCTTCCTGCAGATCGAAGGCCGCAAGATGTCGAAGTCTGAAGGCAAGTTCGTCACCATCTACGAGCTGCTGCACACCGAAAAATTCGGCGGCCGCACCTGGCCGGGCGCCGTGTTGCGCCTTGCCATGCTGATGACGCATTACCGCGAGCCGATCGACTTTTCCATGAAGCGACTGGAAGAAGCTGAACGGCTGCTGGCAAAATGGCCGGCGGCGGATGCCGGGAATGCCATACCGGACGCCGCCGTAATGGCGGCCCTCGCCGACGACCTCAACACCGTCGCCGCGATCCAGGCGCTGCACGCCTTGGCGCAAGCCGCAAATGCCGATACCGGCGCCCTGCCAACCTTCGCCGCAAGCGCAGCACTTCTCGGCCTGCTACCCGAGAAAGTGGAGATCGATGACGCCGTCGTCTCGGAGATCAACAGGCGGGTGCGAGTACGATTGGAACTGCTGAAGGCGAAGAATTTTGCCGAAGCGGACAAAATGCGCGAGGTACTTTTAGCTGAAGGTATTCAGTTGAAAGATGGCAAGGACCCAGCGACCGGCGAGCGTACCACGACGTGGGAGGTCAAGCGATGA
- the pip gene encoding prolyl aminopeptidase: MTEILRTLYPEIEPYAFGHLDVGDGHVIYWERVGTPGAKPAVFLHGGPGGGISPTHRRLFDPALYDVTLFDQRGCGKSTPHAELNANTTWHLVADIERLREMAGAEKWQIFGGSWGSTLALAYAEKHPERVSELIVRGIYTLTRAELDWYYQFGVSEMFPDKWERFIAPIPPEERHEMMLAYHRRLTHEDKAVRLEAAKAWAIWEGETITLLPDPATSGKFEEAEYAHAFARIENHFFVNGGWLEEGQLLRYAFRLRDIPGVIVHGRYDMPCPAKYAWALHKAWPRAEFHLIEGAGHAFSEPGILDQLIRATDKFAGKV, translated from the coding sequence ATGACGGAAATACTGCGTACGCTTTATCCCGAGATCGAACCCTACGCCTTCGGCCATCTCGATGTCGGCGATGGCCACGTCATCTATTGGGAGCGCGTCGGCACGCCCGGTGCGAAGCCCGCTGTTTTCCTGCATGGCGGGCCTGGCGGCGGCATCTCTCCGACGCATCGCCGTCTATTCGATCCGGCACTTTACGATGTTACGCTGTTTGACCAGCGCGGCTGCGGCAAGTCGACGCCGCATGCCGAGCTCAACGCCAATACGACCTGGCATCTCGTTGCCGATATCGAGCGGCTGCGCGAGATGGCCGGCGCGGAAAAATGGCAGATCTTCGGAGGCTCCTGGGGTTCGACACTGGCACTTGCCTATGCCGAAAAGCATCCCGAGCGTGTCTCCGAACTGATCGTGCGCGGCATCTACACGCTGACCAGGGCGGAGCTCGACTGGTACTATCAGTTCGGCGTCTCGGAGATGTTCCCGGACAAATGGGAGCGCTTCATCGCGCCGATCCCGCCGGAAGAGCGTCACGAGATGATGCTCGCCTATCACCGCCGGCTGACCCACGAGGACAAGGCCGTGCGCCTCGAGGCCGCCAAGGCCTGGGCGATCTGGGAAGGCGAAACCATCACCCTGTTGCCGGACCCTGCGACCAGCGGAAAGTTCGAGGAAGCCGAATATGCGCATGCCTTCGCGCGCATCGAAAATCATTTCTTCGTCAATGGCGGCTGGCTGGAAGAAGGCCAGCTTCTTCGCTACGCTTTCCGATTGCGGGATATCCCCGGCGTCATCGTTCATGGCCGCTACGATATGCCCTGCCCGGCAAAATACGCCTGGGCTCTGCACAAGGCATGGCCGAGAGCCGAGTTCCACCTGATCGAAGGCGCCGGCCACGCCTTTTCCGAACCTGGTATTCTCGACCAGCTCATCCGCGCGACGGATAAGTTTGCCGGGAAAGTTTGA
- a CDS encoding GFA family protein translates to MSATYTGGCQCGAVRFRIRGELKDSSICHCRMCQKAFGAYYAPLVSTRGAELAWTRGDRKTFQSSNHVKRGFCADCGTPLTYEAPDGIAVAAGAFDEPSKLPPVVQFGVEGKIDFVDRLHLLPGHRTDEDAEQAPFVLNIASYQHPDHDTQTWPEEESHD, encoded by the coding sequence ATGAGTGCAACCTACACCGGCGGCTGTCAATGCGGTGCGGTTCGCTTCCGCATACGGGGTGAGCTCAAGGACTCGTCGATCTGTCATTGCCGCATGTGCCAGAAAGCGTTCGGCGCCTATTATGCACCGCTGGTGTCGACGCGTGGCGCCGAGCTCGCATGGACACGTGGCGATCGGAAGACGTTTCAATCGTCCAACCATGTGAAGCGTGGCTTTTGTGCGGATTGCGGCACACCGCTGACCTATGAGGCGCCAGACGGTATTGCCGTGGCGGCCGGCGCCTTTGACGAACCCTCAAAGCTGCCGCCGGTGGTGCAGTTCGGCGTGGAAGGCAAGATAGACTTCGTCGATCGGCTGCATCTGCTGCCGGGGCACCGGACGGATGAGGATGCCGAGCAGGCGCCCTTCGTGCTGAACATCGCCTCATACCAACATCCCGATCACGATACCCAAACCTGGCCAGAGGAGGAGAGCCATGACTGA
- a CDS encoding CvpA family protein encodes MPITIFDGIVIGVVLFSAVLAMVRGFSREILSIVSWGGSAVAAYYLYSLLVPYAMHYTADTRIATVASAAVIFLIALIVISFITIRIADFIIDSRIGALDRTLGFLFGAARGLLLMVVVVAFWNWLVAPPARPDWVNNAKSKPFLDSMVEKLKSALPENIQAMLPAEILNKIAPNQQQQQSQPQDGTPNDAAPSDDAPAPQTNN; translated from the coding sequence ATGCCCATTACGATTTTTGACGGTATTGTTATCGGCGTCGTTTTGTTCTCTGCCGTTCTGGCCATGGTGCGCGGCTTTTCCCGCGAAATTCTCTCAATCGTCAGTTGGGGCGGCTCGGCCGTCGCCGCCTATTATCTCTATTCGCTGCTCGTACCCTATGCGATGCATTACACGGCAGACACCCGGATAGCGACCGTCGCCTCTGCCGCCGTCATCTTCCTGATCGCGCTGATCGTCATTTCCTTCATCACCATCCGGATTGCGGATTTCATCATCGACAGCCGTATCGGCGCGCTTGATCGCACGCTCGGCTTCCTTTTCGGCGCTGCCCGCGGCCTGTTGCTCATGGTCGTCGTGGTGGCCTTCTGGAACTGGCTGGTCGCGCCGCCCGCACGTCCGGATTGGGTCAACAACGCCAAATCGAAGCCTTTCCTCGATTCGATGGTCGAAAAGCTCAAATCGGCGCTTCCGGAAAACATCCAGGCGATGCTTCCAGCCGAGATCCTCAACAAGATCGCACCGAACCAGCAGCAACAGCAATCGCAGCCACAGGATGGCACCCCGAACGATGCCGCGCCGTCCGATGACGCGCCTGCGCCGCAGACGAACAATTAA
- the rarD gene encoding EamA family transporter RarD, which produces MATDTVAADIKNEDSARGFGFVLTAYLLWGVLPLYMKAMAHIPAMEVIAHRIFWSVPVAGAVLLALGRMGDVKAALSHPRTVAMASVTAMLITINWGTYVWAIGAGHSLDAALGYFINPLFSIALGALLLKERLAPTQIVAICLAAAAVVILTVEAGTLPWVALSLTFSWGFYAFFRKTLPVGPNQGFFIEVLLLCIPALLYILYLEARGEGHLYRTGISDMALLLGCGFVTALPLMIFANGAKLLRLSTIGIMQYIVPTMVFLIAVFLFKEPFGTTQMIAFSLIWAGLALYSWSMLRQSRGR; this is translated from the coding sequence ATGGCCACCGATACGGTCGCAGCCGATATCAAGAACGAGGACAGTGCGCGCGGATTCGGTTTCGTGCTGACGGCCTATCTGCTCTGGGGCGTACTGCCGCTCTACATGAAGGCCATGGCGCACATTCCGGCCATGGAGGTTATCGCTCACCGCATTTTCTGGTCCGTTCCCGTTGCCGGCGCCGTGCTTCTGGCGCTCGGCCGCATGGGCGATGTGAAAGCGGCGCTCAGCCACCCACGCACGGTCGCCATGGCTTCGGTGACGGCGATGTTGATTACCATCAATTGGGGCACCTATGTCTGGGCCATCGGCGCCGGGCATTCACTCGATGCGGCCCTCGGCTATTTCATCAATCCGCTGTTCAGCATCGCGCTCGGCGCTTTGCTGCTGAAAGAGAGGCTGGCGCCAACGCAGATCGTTGCGATCTGTCTCGCGGCCGCAGCGGTCGTCATTCTGACCGTTGAAGCCGGCACCCTGCCCTGGGTGGCGCTGTCGCTGACCTTCTCCTGGGGCTTCTACGCCTTTTTCCGCAAGACGCTGCCGGTTGGACCCAATCAGGGCTTCTTCATCGAGGTGCTGCTGCTCTGCATCCCCGCCCTGCTCTACATCCTCTATCTGGAGGCGCGTGGCGAGGGCCATCTCTATCGCACGGGCATCTCGGATATGGCACTTTTGCTCGGTTGCGGGTTCGTGACCGCCCTGCCGCTGATGATCTTCGCCAATGGAGCGAAGCTCCTGAGGCTCTCCACCATCGGCATCATGCAGTATATCGTACCGACCATGGTCTTCCTCATCGCCGTCTTCCTGTTCAAGGAGCCTTTCGGCACGACGCAGATGATCGCCTTCTCGTTGATCTGGGCGGGGCTGGCGCTTTATAGCTGGTCGATGCTGCGTCAGAGCCGGGGGCGCTAA
- a CDS encoding SDR family NAD(P)-dependent oxidoreductase, whose translation MSINLKDKIALVTGASRGIGYFTALELAKAGAHVIACARTVGGLEELDDAIKAVGGAATLVPFDLADMNAIDALGGSIFERWGKLDILVANAGVLGVISPVGHVEAKVFEKVMTINVTATWRLIRSVEPLLMRADAGRAIILSSAAAHRCRPFWGPYSASKAAVEALARTWAGETQSTTLRITSVDPGATRTAMRAQAMPGEDPETLPHPRDVAQAILPLAGPDVTETGKLFVVRENKLVDYRMPE comes from the coding sequence ATGAGCATAAATCTCAAGGACAAAATCGCCCTCGTTACCGGCGCGTCGCGCGGTATCGGCTATTTCACCGCGCTGGAACTAGCCAAAGCTGGCGCGCATGTGATTGCTTGCGCCCGCACGGTTGGCGGCCTTGAAGAACTCGACGACGCCATCAAGGCAGTCGGCGGCGCGGCGACGCTGGTGCCCTTCGACCTTGCCGACATGAATGCCATCGATGCGCTCGGCGGCTCGATCTTCGAACGCTGGGGCAAGCTCGACATCCTGGTTGCCAATGCCGGCGTGCTCGGCGTCATCTCGCCCGTCGGCCATGTCGAAGCGAAGGTCTTCGAGAAGGTGATGACCATCAACGTCACGGCGACCTGGCGGCTGATCCGCTCCGTCGAGCCGTTGCTGATGCGCGCAGACGCAGGCCGCGCCATCATCTTGTCATCGGCTGCAGCCCATCGCTGCCGGCCCTTCTGGGGTCCCTACTCGGCATCCAAGGCGGCCGTCGAGGCGCTTGCTCGCACCTGGGCCGGCGAAACCCAGAGTACTACGCTGCGTATCACAAGCGTCGATCCCGGCGCCACCCGAACCGCAATGCGCGCACAGGCGATGCCGGGCGAAGATCCGGAGACGCTGCCGCATCCCCGCGACGTCGCCCAAGCCATCCTGCCGCTCGCCGGCCCGGACGTGACCGAAACCGGCAAGCTCTTCGTCGTGCGCGAGAACAAGCTCGTCGACTACCGAATGCCGGAATAA
- the purF gene encoding amidophosphoribosyltransferase encodes MNHSLSIEDDIDGDTLHEECGVFGILGHPDAATLTALGLHALQHRGQEAAGIVSFDGQRFHSERRMGLVGDHYTDPATLARLPGDRSIGHVRYSTTGETILRNVQPLFAELEVGGIAIAHNGNFTNGLTMRRQLIADGAICQSTSDTEVVLHLIARSKHPSSSDRFIDAIRQMEGGYSMLAMTRTKLIAARDPIGIRPLVMGELDGKPIFCSETCALDIIGAKYIRDVENGEVIICEIQPDGSITVDARKPEVSQPERLCLFEYVYFARPDSVVGGRNVYVARKNMGINLAKEAPVKADVVVPVPDGGTPAAIGYAQASGIPFELGIIRNHYVGRTFIEPTQQIRAFGVKLKHSANRAIIEGKRVVLVDDSIVRGTTSVKIVQMIRDAGAREVHIRVASPMIYHPDFYGIDTPDADKLLANQYTSLKAMCDFIGADSLEFLSIDGLYRAVGGAPRDNAQPQFTDHYFTGDYPTRLLDRESTSNVRKLSVLASNG; translated from the coding sequence ATGAACCATTCCCTTTCTATCGAGGATGATATCGACGGCGACACGCTGCACGAAGAATGCGGCGTCTTCGGCATTCTCGGGCATCCGGATGCGGCGACGCTGACGGCTCTCGGCTTGCACGCCCTGCAGCATCGCGGCCAGGAAGCGGCCGGCATCGTCTCCTTCGATGGTCAACGCTTCCATTCGGAGCGGCGGATGGGTCTCGTCGGCGATCATTATACCGATCCCGCCACGCTGGCCCGGCTGCCCGGTGATCGCTCGATCGGCCATGTGCGCTATTCGACGACGGGCGAAACCATCCTGCGTAACGTGCAGCCGCTGTTTGCCGAATTGGAAGTCGGCGGCATCGCGATCGCTCACAACGGCAATTTCACCAACGGCCTGACCATGCGCCGGCAGCTGATCGCCGACGGCGCCATCTGTCAGTCGACATCGGACACAGAAGTCGTTCTCCATCTCATCGCCCGCTCCAAGCATCCCTCCTCCTCCGACCGCTTCATCGACGCGATCCGCCAGATGGAAGGCGGCTATTCGATGCTGGCCATGACGCGCACCAAGCTGATCGCAGCGCGCGACCCGATCGGCATCCGACCGCTGGTGATGGGCGAACTCGACGGCAAGCCGATCTTCTGCTCCGAAACCTGCGCGCTGGACATCATCGGCGCGAAATATATCCGCGATGTCGAAAACGGCGAAGTCATCATCTGCGAAATCCAGCCAGACGGCTCGATCACGGTCGATGCCCGCAAGCCGGAAGTTTCTCAGCCCGAGCGTCTCTGCCTGTTCGAATATGTCTATTTCGCCCGCCCTGATTCCGTGGTCGGCGGCCGCAATGTTTACGTCGCCCGCAAGAACATGGGCATCAATCTTGCCAAGGAAGCCCCGGTCAAGGCGGATGTCGTGGTACCCGTCCCGGATGGCGGCACGCCGGCGGCGATCGGCTATGCTCAGGCGAGCGGAATTCCCTTCGAGCTCGGCATCATCCGCAACCACTATGTCGGCCGCACCTTCATCGAGCCGACGCAGCAGATCCGCGCCTTCGGCGTCAAGCTGAAGCACTCCGCCAACCGCGCCATCATCGAAGGCAAGCGCGTCGTTCTGGTGGATGATTCCATCGTGCGCGGCACGACCTCGGTCAAGATCGTGCAGATGATCCGCGACGCCGGCGCCCGCGAGGTGCATATCCGCGTTGCCAGCCCGATGATCTACCATCCGGATTTCTACGGCATCGACACGCCGGATGCCGACAAGCTGCTTGCCAACCAGTACACTAGCCTGAAGGCGATGTGCGATTTCATCGGTGCGGATTCGCTGGAGTTCCTGTCGATCGACGGCCTTTATCGCGCCGTCGGGGGCGCTCCACGCGATAACGCGCAGCCGCAGTTCACCGACCATTATTTCACCGGTGATTATCCGACCCGCCTGCTCGACCGGGAAAGCACCAGCAATGTGCGCAAGCTTTCCGTGCTCGCCAGCAATGGCTGA